Proteins encoded in a region of the Heptranchias perlo isolate sHepPer1 unplaced genomic scaffold, sHepPer1.hap1 HAP1_SCAFFOLD_74, whole genome shotgun sequence genome:
- the LOC137319149 gene encoding probable G-protein coupled receptor 139: MHGQVTGPVYAIYYPVLAAFGVPGNLVTIVILSRGRCGLSRCITRYLVGMAVTDLLVIITAVILNRISVIYFPVLFLSITPVCSLKIALIYAARDSSVWLTVAFTVDRFVAICCQKLKTKYCTEKTAAVVIGTVCVLSCLKNIPWYFVYEPLYIIDGVPWYCNIKLSFYSELVWTAFDWIDRILNPCAPFLLMLLLNALTVRNILVANRARRRLRAHSNAENQSDPEMESRRKSIVLLFAISGSFILLWMTYFVNFLYVRITNDYKISGFNDPKFILQESGNMLQLLSCCTNTCIYAVTQSKFREQCMKMMKSPANLMIKIVK, from the coding sequence GTAACttggtgacgattgtgatcctgtcccgaggaaggtgcggtctctccCGATGTATCACTCGTTACCTGGTGGGGATGGCGGTGACGGATCTCCTGGTCATCATCACAGCGGTGATATTAAACCGGATCAGTGTCATTTATTTTCCAGTTCTCTTCCTGTCCATCACTCCAGTCTGTAGCCTCAAAATCGCTCTAATCTATGCTGCCAGAGACAGCTCGGTCTGGTTAACGGTCGCTTTCACcgttgatcgatttgtggccatttgttgccagaagctgaaaacaaaatattgcaccgagaaaacggcggctgtggttatcGGGACGGTCTGTGTACTGAGCTGTTTGAAAAACatcccctggtactttgtataTGAACCTTTGTATATAATTGACGGTGTCCCGTGGTACTGCAACATTAAGTTAAGCTTTTATTCTGAACTTGTATGGACAGCGTTTGACTGGATTGACCGCATTTTAAACCCCTGTGCCCCGTTCCTCCTGATGTTACTGCTCAATGCTCTGACCGTCAGAAACATTCTGGTGGCCaatagagcccgcaggagactccgggcccacagcaatgcagagaatcagagtgacccagagatggagagccggAGAAAGTCCATCGTTTTACTCTTCGCCATCTCGGGCAGTTTCATCCTCTTGTGGATGACGTATTTCGTTAATTTCCTCTATGTGCGAATTACGAACGATTATAAGATCTCAGGTTTCAATGATCCAAAGTTTATTCTGCAGGAAAGCGGAaatatgctccagctcctgagctgCTGCACCAACACatgtatttatgcagtgacccagagtaaattcagagagcaatGCATGAAAATGATGAAATCTCCGGCGAATCTGATGATTAAAATAGTTAAATAA